The following proteins come from a genomic window of Takifugu rubripes chromosome 11, fTakRub1.2, whole genome shotgun sequence:
- the LOC115251565 gene encoding uncharacterized protein isoform X1: METHHSRSGHFPLQFREHLPRRRTASCSAPADVLGTQKSVRSSKRRRWGALHVCIAWKIYHHKQLKRIQQKSNSRRVDVAAEGPGELRSEQKWAQQAPTAGGRRADPDPPSPHHLKSKNLRWRDKHRGRQAVKDPAVGGKPLDRCVMSDLGSPGRKEPLQSNSFSESRKIPVSSTPLYVPVPHVYAAELPLLCPSIRESHVPGPTGRFVPFPGARTLPSWESVWGVCRRSGQHRAFEEYPLHPCRLSAAPQGHKQEIYPFCGPPPHFPHTMVYGLRRREGPNCCTHQPPPPGFLVASYPGP, from the exons ATGGAAACTCATCACAGCAGA TCTGGACATTTCCCTCTACAGTTCAGAGAACATCTCCCCAGAAGAAGAACCGCGAgctgctctgctccagctgACGTTCTGGGAACCCAGAAGTCCGTCAGGTCGTCG AAGCGAAGGCGATGGGGCGCGCTTCATGTCTGCATCGCATGGAAAATTTATCACCACAAGCAACTCAAG AGAATTCAGCAAAAGTCCAACAGTCGCCGCGTAGACGTTGCAGCCGAGGGCCCGGGTGAGCTCCGGTCTGAACAGAAATGGGCACAACAGG CACCGACTGCTGGTGGCCGCCGGGCCGACCCGGACCCACCATCGCCTCATCATCTCAAGAGCAAAAACCTGCGTTGGAGAGACAAACACAGAGGCCGTCAGGCTGTTAAAGACCCAGCTGTCGGTGGCAAACCTTTGGACAGATGTGTGATGTCTGACCTGGGCTCACCTGGCAGGAAGGAGCCGCTCCAGTCTAACAGCTTCAGTGAATCCAGAAAGATCCCGGTCTCTTCCACGCCTTTATACGTGCCAGTGCCACATGTTTATGCTGCTGAATTACCTCTGCTGTGCCCCAGCATCAGGGAAAGTCACGTTCCAGGACCTACAGGGAGGTTTGTCCCTTTTCCAGGAGCCAGGACTCTCCCTTCATGGGAGTCTGTGTGGGGAGTTTGCAGGAGATCAGGTCAGCATCGCGCCTTTGAGGAGTATCCGTTGCATCCCTGcaggctctctgctgcccctcaGGGGCACAAACAGGAGATTTACCCCTTCTGTGgccctcctcctcatttccctCACACGATGGTCTACGgtttgaggaggagggagggtccGAACTGCTGCACACAccagccccctcctcctggATTCCTGGTAGCATCCTACCCTGGACCCTGA
- the LOC115251565 gene encoding uncharacterized protein isoform X2 → METHHSRFREHLPRRRTASCSAPADVLGTQKSVRSSKRRRWGALHVCIAWKIYHHKQLKRIQQKSNSRRVDVAAEGPGELRSEQKWAQQAPTAGGRRADPDPPSPHHLKSKNLRWRDKHRGRQAVKDPAVGGKPLDRCVMSDLGSPGRKEPLQSNSFSESRKIPVSSTPLYVPVPHVYAAELPLLCPSIRESHVPGPTGRFVPFPGARTLPSWESVWGVCRRSGQHRAFEEYPLHPCRLSAAPQGHKQEIYPFCGPPPHFPHTMVYGLRRREGPNCCTHQPPPPGFLVASYPGP, encoded by the exons ATGGAAACTCATCACAGCAGA TTCAGAGAACATCTCCCCAGAAGAAGAACCGCGAgctgctctgctccagctgACGTTCTGGGAACCCAGAAGTCCGTCAGGTCGTCG AAGCGAAGGCGATGGGGCGCGCTTCATGTCTGCATCGCATGGAAAATTTATCACCACAAGCAACTCAAG AGAATTCAGCAAAAGTCCAACAGTCGCCGCGTAGACGTTGCAGCCGAGGGCCCGGGTGAGCTCCGGTCTGAACAGAAATGGGCACAACAGG CACCGACTGCTGGTGGCCGCCGGGCCGACCCGGACCCACCATCGCCTCATCATCTCAAGAGCAAAAACCTGCGTTGGAGAGACAAACACAGAGGCCGTCAGGCTGTTAAAGACCCAGCTGTCGGTGGCAAACCTTTGGACAGATGTGTGATGTCTGACCTGGGCTCACCTGGCAGGAAGGAGCCGCTCCAGTCTAACAGCTTCAGTGAATCCAGAAAGATCCCGGTCTCTTCCACGCCTTTATACGTGCCAGTGCCACATGTTTATGCTGCTGAATTACCTCTGCTGTGCCCCAGCATCAGGGAAAGTCACGTTCCAGGACCTACAGGGAGGTTTGTCCCTTTTCCAGGAGCCAGGACTCTCCCTTCATGGGAGTCTGTGTGGGGAGTTTGCAGGAGATCAGGTCAGCATCGCGCCTTTGAGGAGTATCCGTTGCATCCCTGcaggctctctgctgcccctcaGGGGCACAAACAGGAGATTTACCCCTTCTGTGgccctcctcctcatttccctCACACGATGGTCTACGgtttgaggaggagggagggtccGAACTGCTGCACACAccagccccctcctcctggATTCCTGGTAGCATCCTACCCTGGACCCTGA
- the LOC101068243 gene encoding histone H4 transcription factor isoform X1: protein MMATKRLDNFEVTCEWSSCTFKGHSMEELSDHMSLHLKDYLGDNDTLEDLDEYACLWKGCEFLSMGSPAELEVHAYFHNYHGKLKFIGSQLLTSHPDLPSCNQGLHSNNLLPEGSERFACLWEHCDSSFNNPEWFYRHVDNHVESAEQQSLAQQQQALFCQWNGCDAFFKIRYRLREHMRSHTQERLVACPTCGSMFASNTKFFDHLHRQAEPVESLVCEHCGKAFSRERLLRDHIRQHVNQVKCPFCDMTCTTLAALKIHIRFRHCDERPFPCDFCDKRFKNQPDLQKHTEVHNEGTVYRCTVEGCDYSCQTFSTMSYHFKRAHQVGGLPKYKCHICDKVFSWCYTLTLHLRKKHELKWPSGHSRFRYRKDVDGFLKVNMVRFETVEVTKEIMKNMAKKPQSLRKSQRSGTQNKRGAASPESGQSSPAGSSSPSSSSCSSYSSDASSQPSPGGGDSPNYCVMSTIPNVEEPDSCDDGHVSGAVQALTEVARGLGMDVV, encoded by the exons ATGATGGCGACTAAAAGATTAGACAATTTTGAGGTCACCTGTGAGTGGTCTTCCTGCACTTTCAAGGGCCACAGTATGGAGGAGTTAAGTGATCACATGTCACTCCATTTAAAAGATTACCTGGGAGATAATGATACCTTAGAGGACctgg ACGAGTATGCTTGTCTCTGGAAGGGCTGTGAGTTTCTGTCCATGGGTAGCCCTGCAGAATTGGAGGTCCATGCCTACTTTCACAACTACCACGGAAAACTCAAGTTCATTGGCTCACAGCTGCTCACGTCCCACCCCGATTTGCCCAGCTGCAACCAAGGCTTACACAGCAACAACCTTCTTCCCGAAGGATCAGAAAGATTTGCTTGCCTGTGGGAGCACTGTGAT AGTTCATTTAACAATCCTGAGTGGTTCTACCGTCATGTGGACAATCACGTTGAAAGTGCTGAGCAACAGTCTCttgcacaacaacaacaggctCTCTTCTGCCAGTGGAATG GCTGTGACGCTTTCTTCAAGATTAGGTATCGTTTGCGAGAACACATGCGTAGCCACACTCAAGAGAGGCTTGTAGCCTGTCCCACGTGCGGCAGCATGTTTGCCAGCAACACAAAGTTTTTTGACCACCTGCACAGGCAGGCTGAGCCAGTAG AGTCGCTCGTGTGTGAGCATTGTGGCAAAGCTTTTTCCAGAGAAAGGCTTTTAAGGGATCACATTCGTCAACATG TAAATCAGGTGAAGTGTCCATTCTGTGACATGACGTGCACCACACTGGCAGCTCTGAAGATCCACATCAGGTTCCGCCACTGCGATGAGAGGCCCTTCCCCTGTGACTTCTGCGACAAGAG ATTTAAGAACCAGCCTGATCTCCAAAAGCACACTGAGGTTCACAATGAAGGCACCGTGTATCGCTGCACAGTGGAGGGTTGTGATTACTCCTGTCAGACCTTCTCAACCATGAGCTACCACTTCAAGAGAGCGCACCAG GTTGGAGGGCTGCCTAAATATAAGTGCCATATCTGCGATAAGGTCTTCTCTTGGTGTTACACCCTTACGCTTCATCTCCGCAAGAAACACGAGCTCAAATGGCCGTCAGGTCATTCCCGCTTCAG ATACAGGAAAGATGTCGACGGCTTTCTGAAAGTGAACATGGTCCGTTTTGAGACTGTGGAGGTGACGAAGGAGATCATGAAGAACATGGCTAAAAAGCCGCAGAGCCTTCGGAAAAGTCAAAGGAGCGGCACCCAGAACAAGAGGGGCGCGGCCTCCCCGGAGAGCGGCCAAAGCTCTCCCGCGGGGTCCTCCTcgccttcctccagctcctgctcctcctacTCCTCTGACGCGTCGTCTCAGCCCAGCCCTGGAGGCGGCGACTCTCCCAACTACTGTGTCATGAGCACCATCCCCAACGTGGAGGAGCCAGACAGTTGTGACGATGGCCATGTGTCTGGGGCGGTGCAGGCTCTCACTGAGGTGGCGAGAGGTCTGGGTATGGATGTGGTTTGA
- the LOC101068243 gene encoding histone H4 transcription factor isoform X2 has protein sequence MGSPAELEVHAYFHNYHGKLKFIGSQLLTSHPDLPSCNQGLHSNNLLPEGSERFACLWEHCDSSFNNPEWFYRHVDNHVESAEQQSLAQQQQALFCQWNGCDAFFKIRYRLREHMRSHTQERLVACPTCGSMFASNTKFFDHLHRQAEPVESLVCEHCGKAFSRERLLRDHIRQHVNQVKCPFCDMTCTTLAALKIHIRFRHCDERPFPCDFCDKRFKNQPDLQKHTEVHNEGTVYRCTVEGCDYSCQTFSTMSYHFKRAHQVGGLPKYKCHICDKVFSWCYTLTLHLRKKHELKWPSGHSRFRYRKDVDGFLKVNMVRFETVEVTKEIMKNMAKKPQSLRKSQRSGTQNKRGAASPESGQSSPAGSSSPSSSSCSSYSSDASSQPSPGGGDSPNYCVMSTIPNVEEPDSCDDGHVSGAVQALTEVARGLGMDVV, from the exons ATGGGTAGCCCTGCAGAATTGGAGGTCCATGCCTACTTTCACAACTACCACGGAAAACTCAAGTTCATTGGCTCACAGCTGCTCACGTCCCACCCCGATTTGCCCAGCTGCAACCAAGGCTTACACAGCAACAACCTTCTTCCCGAAGGATCAGAAAGATTTGCTTGCCTGTGGGAGCACTGTGAT AGTTCATTTAACAATCCTGAGTGGTTCTACCGTCATGTGGACAATCACGTTGAAAGTGCTGAGCAACAGTCTCttgcacaacaacaacaggctCTCTTCTGCCAGTGGAATG GCTGTGACGCTTTCTTCAAGATTAGGTATCGTTTGCGAGAACACATGCGTAGCCACACTCAAGAGAGGCTTGTAGCCTGTCCCACGTGCGGCAGCATGTTTGCCAGCAACACAAAGTTTTTTGACCACCTGCACAGGCAGGCTGAGCCAGTAG AGTCGCTCGTGTGTGAGCATTGTGGCAAAGCTTTTTCCAGAGAAAGGCTTTTAAGGGATCACATTCGTCAACATG TAAATCAGGTGAAGTGTCCATTCTGTGACATGACGTGCACCACACTGGCAGCTCTGAAGATCCACATCAGGTTCCGCCACTGCGATGAGAGGCCCTTCCCCTGTGACTTCTGCGACAAGAG ATTTAAGAACCAGCCTGATCTCCAAAAGCACACTGAGGTTCACAATGAAGGCACCGTGTATCGCTGCACAGTGGAGGGTTGTGATTACTCCTGTCAGACCTTCTCAACCATGAGCTACCACTTCAAGAGAGCGCACCAG GTTGGAGGGCTGCCTAAATATAAGTGCCATATCTGCGATAAGGTCTTCTCTTGGTGTTACACCCTTACGCTTCATCTCCGCAAGAAACACGAGCTCAAATGGCCGTCAGGTCATTCCCGCTTCAG ATACAGGAAAGATGTCGACGGCTTTCTGAAAGTGAACATGGTCCGTTTTGAGACTGTGGAGGTGACGAAGGAGATCATGAAGAACATGGCTAAAAAGCCGCAGAGCCTTCGGAAAAGTCAAAGGAGCGGCACCCAGAACAAGAGGGGCGCGGCCTCCCCGGAGAGCGGCCAAAGCTCTCCCGCGGGGTCCTCCTcgccttcctccagctcctgctcctcctacTCCTCTGACGCGTCGTCTCAGCCCAGCCCTGGAGGCGGCGACTCTCCCAACTACTGTGTCATGAGCACCATCCCCAACGTGGAGGAGCCAGACAGTTGTGACGATGGCCATGTGTCTGGGGCGGTGCAGGCTCTCACTGAGGTGGCGAGAGGTCTGGGTATGGATGTGGTTTGA
- the map6b gene encoding microtubule-associated protein 6 homolog isoform X1 translates to MAWPCITRACCINRFWTELDKADIAVPLVFTKYSDVADVQHFPHHPQPKQNRAGAIAIETQPHPHRGEPEAGKAPPATGAAAGDDGLSVMRHDFKAWRVRPEPSCKPRREYQRSAAPFNTETQYQKDYKPWPIPKKNDHPWIPKASPGSTSKGPERSAKLEQAASEAESGVEKSEIEEKIHEKESKEVTKREKSAEREVGEKTEPACAETRKGRAAADALNRQLKEVMSTSSSYRTEFKAYKDVKPTKPIKAPSQYKPPGEETNLETSYSATYKGEQVKAHPADNKVMERRRIRSLYSEPSKAGAKVDKPASHTKPKKTPTTAGKMGKKSKEKQISGSQSAKKKPSLVSAEPKPEGVITKKSKEISNRLAEAKHLK, encoded by the exons ATGGCATGGCCGTGTATTACGCGTGCTTGCTGCATCAACCGCTTCTGGACCGAGCTGGACAAGGCGGACATCGCGGTGCCTTTGGTGTTCACCAAATACTCCGACGTGGCCGACGTGCAGCATTTTCCCCACCACCCGCAGCCGAAGCAGAACAGGGCCGGAGCCATTGCCATAGAAACTCAGCCCCATCCTCATCGCGGCGAGCCGGAGGCAGGTAAGGCGCCGCCCGCGACGGGTGCCGCAGCGGGCGACGATGGCCTGTCCGTCATGCGCCACGATTTCAAGGCGTGGAGAGTGCGTCCCGAGCCGAGCTGCAAGCCCAGGCGGGAGTACCAGCGCTCGGCGGCCCCGTTCAACACCGAAACGCAATATCAGAAGGACTACAAGCCGTGGCCTATACCGAAGAAGAACGACCACCCATGGATCCCCAAGGCCAGCCCCGGCTCCACCTCCAAGGGCCCTGAACGCAGCGCCAAACTGGAGCAGGCGGCGAGCGAGGCCGAGAGCGGCGTGGAGAAGAGCGAGATCGAGGAGAAGATTCACGAAAAGGAGTCAAAAGAGGTGACGAAGAGGGAAAagtctgcagagagagaagtgGGAGAGAAGACGGAGCCTGCGTGTGCGGAGACGAGGAAAGGCAGAGCGGCGGCGGATGCTCTCAACAGACAGCTCAAGGAGGTTATGTCGACTTCTAGTAGCTACAG GACTGAATTCAAGGCTTACAAGGATGTGAAACCCACGAAGCCTATCAAAGCTCCGTCCCAGTACAAACCCCCGGGGGAGGAGACCAATCTGGAGACCAGCTACAGCGCAACCTACAAGGGAGAGCAGGTGAAGGCGCACCCCGCTGACAACAAGGTGATGGAGCGCAGGAGGATACGCAGCCTGTACAGCGAGCCCAGCAAGGCCGGCGCCAAG GTGGATAAACCGGCGTCTCACACCAAACCAAAAAAGACACCGACGACAGCaggaaaaatggggaaaaaatcaaAAGAGAAGCAGATTTCCGGCTCCCAGTCAGCTAAGAAGAAGCCATCTTTGGTCAGCGCAGAACCCAAACCAGAAGGAGTGATCACAAAGAAGAGCAAGGAGATCAGCAATAGACTGGCTGAAGCAAAACACTTAAAgtag
- the map6b gene encoding microtubule-associated protein 6 homolog isoform X2: MAWPCITRACCINRFWTELDKADIAVPLVFTKYSDVADVQHFPHHPQPKQNRAGAIAIETQPHPHRGEPEAGKAPPATGAAAGDDGLSVMRHDFKAWRVRPEPSCKPRREYQRSAAPFNTETQYQKDYKPWPIPKKNDHPWIPKASPGSTSKGPERSAKLEQAASEAESGVEKSEIEEKIHEKESKEVTKREKSAEREVGEKTEPACAETRKGRAAADALNRQLKEVMSTSSSYRTEFKAYKDVKPTKPIKAPSQYKPPGEETNLETSYSATYKGEQVKAHPADNKVMERRRIRSLYSEPSKAGAKDVSEIESSSVLTLL; encoded by the exons ATGGCATGGCCGTGTATTACGCGTGCTTGCTGCATCAACCGCTTCTGGACCGAGCTGGACAAGGCGGACATCGCGGTGCCTTTGGTGTTCACCAAATACTCCGACGTGGCCGACGTGCAGCATTTTCCCCACCACCCGCAGCCGAAGCAGAACAGGGCCGGAGCCATTGCCATAGAAACTCAGCCCCATCCTCATCGCGGCGAGCCGGAGGCAGGTAAGGCGCCGCCCGCGACGGGTGCCGCAGCGGGCGACGATGGCCTGTCCGTCATGCGCCACGATTTCAAGGCGTGGAGAGTGCGTCCCGAGCCGAGCTGCAAGCCCAGGCGGGAGTACCAGCGCTCGGCGGCCCCGTTCAACACCGAAACGCAATATCAGAAGGACTACAAGCCGTGGCCTATACCGAAGAAGAACGACCACCCATGGATCCCCAAGGCCAGCCCCGGCTCCACCTCCAAGGGCCCTGAACGCAGCGCCAAACTGGAGCAGGCGGCGAGCGAGGCCGAGAGCGGCGTGGAGAAGAGCGAGATCGAGGAGAAGATTCACGAAAAGGAGTCAAAAGAGGTGACGAAGAGGGAAAagtctgcagagagagaagtgGGAGAGAAGACGGAGCCTGCGTGTGCGGAGACGAGGAAAGGCAGAGCGGCGGCGGATGCTCTCAACAGACAGCTCAAGGAGGTTATGTCGACTTCTAGTAGCTACAG GACTGAATTCAAGGCTTACAAGGATGTGAAACCCACGAAGCCTATCAAAGCTCCGTCCCAGTACAAACCCCCGGGGGAGGAGACCAATCTGGAGACCAGCTACAGCGCAACCTACAAGGGAGAGCAGGTGAAGGCGCACCCCGCTGACAACAAGGTGATGGAGCGCAGGAGGATACGCAGCCTGTACAGCGAGCCCAGCAAGGCCGGCGCCAAG GACGTCTCAGAGATTGAGAGCAGCTCTGTTCTTACTCTACTGTAG